One segment of Trachemys scripta elegans isolate TJP31775 chromosome 1, CAS_Tse_1.0, whole genome shotgun sequence DNA contains the following:
- the OFD1 gene encoding oral-facial-digital syndrome 1 protein isoform X1: protein MASSEFQALSQDELRKRLYQTFKNRGVLDTLKTQLRNQLIHELMHPILSGELQPQPVSSEGSSLLIGASNSLVADHLRSCGYEYSLSVFYPESGLEKEKVFTMQDLLQLIRIHPKSSLYKSLTSGAQKENKKGFLIQMLMELTEHHLCKESRNTETQTISIPPYRESLVEKLQLIDEQFADIYPQHQKFESLEVKLIEYRKEIEDQLQAEMSEKLQHFKEVEIAKIRIEEKAQCQKEVSDLRREFERTNQAKSEALIAREKNAIERLQKQQEIEAKEVYTQRQSLLKDIEMIRTREAELKQRIEGFELAQKLQEEKNKAVDDALRRREIAVKNIEETYDQKLKNELLKYQLELKEEYIARTTRVTEDEKKNKEKSILLREETIAVNSKKEELKQVVSHAKELELELDSVKAQVLLVNKQNQLLTEKLKEIADYPLLKEEKLELQVQNKLLRQQLEETRNENLHFRDKLTQPSAEHVACQAELRRVEHAKKLEQDEFETHKQLLEKQLQSEVERCAQLKIQLLDYETTIRKLNVQVEDLKLQLKQTQTVLENEVYRNPKPSLVDRSVIDFTGDRIVPHDIYVDGAFLKNRAVTDIVVADDVPNVGYRQHSRTCNSSPDSDLEFVAKTKARIKELEKEAEYLEEAYRNYQHRVIQGAVASRTPTKTKSPLHLRNAVTFPLASQHRVMFVEDNLGSQHFSLSSPRGPRYVTPGHDDVLKNHLTTPRRRVSSSRRLSSTPLSKVERNINSHILPEDSSESYLVSSQQSVDQPLSPILRIGHLSSSESAPSSPTSQGQKLSLHEQQADNQDFNDSSKPEKLAYEDLEEHDSSLKYQGDIPEQLESDVSHPSGDSVNGSNVTNTVPATATSQQDLTVVDQSQSEEQKREENEKKWEEERRKREERRQRERQEALEREERELEKLNEEMKLTQDSLKSEEETKKTDHEVEDSEISNPDAKDNLCDPRPNPLEKYMKLIQQSREQELTNKSSKKEEAEEVSLIEKLLSSEKDDSAAGVSHGEPDEDFW from the exons ACGCAGCTCCGAAACCAGCTAATCCATGAACTGATGCATCCAATTTTAAGTGGAGAACTTCAGCCACAACCAGTGTCCAGTGAAGGCAGTTCATTGTTAATTGGAGCTTCCAACAGCCTCGTGGCAGATCACCTGCGCAGTTGTGGCTATGAATATTCACTTTCTGTTTTCTATCCAGAAAGTGGATTAGAAAAGGAGAAG gtgtttacTATGCAAGATCTTCTGCAGCTAATTAGGATCCATCCAAAATCCAGTCTTTACAAGTCATTG ACTTCAGGAGCtcaaaaagagaacaaaaaag GTTTTCTTATACAGATGTTAATGGAGCTGACAGAGCATCACCTATGTAAGGAAAGTCGCAACACAGAAACTCAGACAATCTCAATACCTCCTTACAGAGAATCTCTTG TTGAAAAACTTCAGCTGATTGATGAACAGTTTGCAGACATTTATCCCCAACATCAGAAATTTGAGTCTTTAGAAGTGAAACTCATTGAATATCGAAAAGAAATAGAGGACCAGCTTCAAGCAGAAATGTCTGAAAAG TTACAACATTTCAAAGAGGTTGAAATAGCAAAGATCAGAATAGAAGAGAAAGCACAATGCCAGAAAGAAGTTTCTGATTTGCGTCGAGAGTTTGAAAGGACAAACCAAGCCAAGTCTGAGGCTCTGATTGCTCGTGAAAAGAATGCTATTGAAAGACTTCAAAAACAACAGGAg ATTGAAGCAAAGGAGGTTTATACACAAAGACAAAGTCTGCTGAAAGATATTGAAATGATAAGAACCAGAGAGGCagaactgaagcaaagaattgaAGGTTTTGAACT TGCTCAGAAacttcaagaagaaaaaaataaagctgttgATGATGCACTGCGCCGTCGGGAGATAGCTGTGAAGAACATTGAGGAGACTTACGACCAAAAGCTTAAGAATGAACTACTGAA GTATCAACTCGAGTTGAAGGAAGAATATATAGCCAGAACCACTAGGGTTACTGAAGATGAGAAAAAGAATAAAG AGAAGTCTATACTGTTGCGTGAAGAGACCATTGCTGTTAATTCAAAGAAGGAAGAACTCAAACAAGTTGTATCACATGCAAAAGAACTTGAG CTGGAGCTGGATTCAGTAAAGGCACAGGTGTTATTGGTAAACAAACAGAATCAGTTGTTGACAGAAAAATTGAAAGAGATTGCGGACTATCCCTTGTTAAAGGAAGAGAAACTGGAGCTTCAAGTGCAAAATAAACTACTTagacaacaactggaggagacTCGCAATGAAAACCTGCATTTCCGAGACA AGTTAACTCAACCATCAGCTGAACATGTAGCCTGCCAGGCAGAATTGAGGCGAGTTGAACATGCTAAAAAGCTGGAACAGGATGAGTTTGAAACCCATAAACAACTTCTGGAAAAGCAACTGCAAAGTGAG GTTGAACGTTGTGCACAATTAAAGATCCAGCTGTTAGACTATGAAACTACTATCAGAAAGCTAAACGTACAGGTTGAAGATTTGAAATTGCAGCTGAAGCAAACACAGACAG TTCTAGAGAATGAAGTGTATCGGAATCCCAAGCCTTCTCTTGTTGATcgttctgtcattgacttcactggtgaTAGGATTGTACCTCATGACATTTATGTAGATGGTGCTTTCTTGAAGAACCGGGCTGTTACTGATATTGTTGTGGCAGATGATGTTCCAAACGTTGGTTATCGCCAGCATTCACGGACCTGCAACTCTTCTCCAGATTCTGACCTTGAATTTGTCGCCAAAACCAAAGCTAGGATAAAAGAACTAGAAAAAGAGGCAGAGTATTTGGAAGAGGCCTACAGAAATTACCAGCATAGAGTCATTCAAGGTGCAGTTGCAAGCAGGACACCAACAAAGACTAAGTCCCCTCTACATTTGCGAAATGCTGTTACATTCCCTTTGGCTTCTCAACACAGAGTTATGTTTGTAGAAGACAACCTTGGCTCTCAGCATTTCTCTCTTAGCAGTCCAAGAGGCCCAAGATATGTTACACCTGGGCATGATGATGTCTTGAAAAATCATCTAACTACTCCCCGAAGAAGAGTCTCTTCCTCCAGACGTCTTTCTTCTACTCCTCTTTCCAAAGTGGAGAGAAACATCAATAGCCATATACTTCCAGAAG ATAGCAGTGAGTCGTACCTAGTCTCTTCCCAACAGAGTGTCGACCAGCCTCTTTCTCCTATTTTGAGGATAGGCCATCTTTCATCTTCTGAGTCTGCTCCTTCCTCTCCAACCAGTCAGGGACAAAAGTTGAG TCTTCATGAACAGCAAGCTGATAATCAGGACTTCAATGACTCTTCAAAGCCAGAGAAGCTAGCATATGAGGACCTTGAAGAACATGATTCTTCTCTTAAAT ATCAAGGGGACATTCCAGAGCAGCTCGAAAGTGATGTGTCACATCCATCTGGGGACAGCGTCAATGGGAGCAATGTCACAAACACTGTGCCAGCAACAGCCACTTCACAGCAGGATTTAA CAGTGGTTGATCAAAGCCAGTCTGAAGaacagaaaagagaagagaatgagaaaaaatgggaagaagaaaggagaaaaagagaagaaagaaggcaaagagaaaggcaggaagcactggaaagggaggaaagagaacTAGAAAAACTGAATGAAGAAATG aAGTTGACCCAAGATTCGTTGAAAAgtgaagaagaaacaaaaaagacagaCCATGAAGTGGAAGACTCAGAAATCAGTAATCCTGACGCTAAAGACAATTTGTGTGACCCTCGTCCTAATCCACTAGAAAAATACATGAAACTGATacagcagagcagagagcaggagcTGACAAACAAG AGCTCCAAAAAAGAGGAAGCGGAAGAAGTATCACTAATAGAGAAACTTCTGTCTAGTGAAAAAGATGACAG
- the OFD1 gene encoding oral-facial-digital syndrome 1 protein isoform X4 — protein sequence MASSEFQALSQDELRKRLYQTFKNRGVLDTLKTQLRNQLIHELMHPILSGELQPQPVSSEGSSLLIGASNSLVADHLRSCGYEYSLSVFYPESGLEKEKVFTMQDLLQLIRIHPKSSLYKSLTSGAQKENKKGFLIQMLMELTEHHLCKESRNTETQTISIPPYRESLVEKLQLIDEQFADIYPQHQKFESLEVKLIEYRKEIEDQLQAEMSEKLQHFKEVEIAKIRIEEKAQCQKEVSDLRREFERTNQAKSEALIAREKNAIERLQKQQEIEAKEVYTQRQSLLKDIEMIRTREAELKQRIEGFELAQKLQEEKNKAVDDALRRREIAVKNIEETYDQKLKNELLKYQLELKEEYIARTTRVTEDEKKNKEKSILLREETIAVNSKKEELKQVVSHAKELELELDSVKAQVLLVNKQNQLLTEKLKEIADYPLLKEEKLELQVQNKLLRQQLEETRNENLHFRDKLTQPSAEHVACQAELRRVEHAKKLEQDEFETHKQLLEKQLQSEVERCAQLKIQLLDYETTIRKLNVQVEDLKLQLKQTQTDGAFLKNRAVTDIVVADDVPNVGYRQHSRTCNSSPDSDLEFVAKTKARIKELEKEAEYLEEAYRNYQHRVIQGAVASRTPTKTKSPLHLRNAVTFPLASQHRVMFVEDNLGSQHFSLSSPRGPRYVTPGHDDVLKNHLTTPRRRVSSSRRLSSTPLSKVERNINSHILPEDSSESYLVSSQQSVDQPLSPILRIGHLSSSESAPSSPTSQGQKLSLHEQQADNQDFNDSSKPEKLAYEDLEEHDSSLKYQGDIPEQLESDVSHPSGDSVNGSNVTNTVPATATSQQDLTVVDQSQSEEQKREENEKKWEEERRKREERRQRERQEALEREERELEKLNEEMKLTQDSLKSEEETKKTDHEVEDSEISNPDAKDNLCDPRPNPLEKYMKLIQQSREQELTNKSSKKEEAEEVSLIEKLLSSEKDDSAAGVSHGEPDEDFW from the exons ACGCAGCTCCGAAACCAGCTAATCCATGAACTGATGCATCCAATTTTAAGTGGAGAACTTCAGCCACAACCAGTGTCCAGTGAAGGCAGTTCATTGTTAATTGGAGCTTCCAACAGCCTCGTGGCAGATCACCTGCGCAGTTGTGGCTATGAATATTCACTTTCTGTTTTCTATCCAGAAAGTGGATTAGAAAAGGAGAAG gtgtttacTATGCAAGATCTTCTGCAGCTAATTAGGATCCATCCAAAATCCAGTCTTTACAAGTCATTG ACTTCAGGAGCtcaaaaagagaacaaaaaag GTTTTCTTATACAGATGTTAATGGAGCTGACAGAGCATCACCTATGTAAGGAAAGTCGCAACACAGAAACTCAGACAATCTCAATACCTCCTTACAGAGAATCTCTTG TTGAAAAACTTCAGCTGATTGATGAACAGTTTGCAGACATTTATCCCCAACATCAGAAATTTGAGTCTTTAGAAGTGAAACTCATTGAATATCGAAAAGAAATAGAGGACCAGCTTCAAGCAGAAATGTCTGAAAAG TTACAACATTTCAAAGAGGTTGAAATAGCAAAGATCAGAATAGAAGAGAAAGCACAATGCCAGAAAGAAGTTTCTGATTTGCGTCGAGAGTTTGAAAGGACAAACCAAGCCAAGTCTGAGGCTCTGATTGCTCGTGAAAAGAATGCTATTGAAAGACTTCAAAAACAACAGGAg ATTGAAGCAAAGGAGGTTTATACACAAAGACAAAGTCTGCTGAAAGATATTGAAATGATAAGAACCAGAGAGGCagaactgaagcaaagaattgaAGGTTTTGAACT TGCTCAGAAacttcaagaagaaaaaaataaagctgttgATGATGCACTGCGCCGTCGGGAGATAGCTGTGAAGAACATTGAGGAGACTTACGACCAAAAGCTTAAGAATGAACTACTGAA GTATCAACTCGAGTTGAAGGAAGAATATATAGCCAGAACCACTAGGGTTACTGAAGATGAGAAAAAGAATAAAG AGAAGTCTATACTGTTGCGTGAAGAGACCATTGCTGTTAATTCAAAGAAGGAAGAACTCAAACAAGTTGTATCACATGCAAAAGAACTTGAG CTGGAGCTGGATTCAGTAAAGGCACAGGTGTTATTGGTAAACAAACAGAATCAGTTGTTGACAGAAAAATTGAAAGAGATTGCGGACTATCCCTTGTTAAAGGAAGAGAAACTGGAGCTTCAAGTGCAAAATAAACTACTTagacaacaactggaggagacTCGCAATGAAAACCTGCATTTCCGAGACA AGTTAACTCAACCATCAGCTGAACATGTAGCCTGCCAGGCAGAATTGAGGCGAGTTGAACATGCTAAAAAGCTGGAACAGGATGAGTTTGAAACCCATAAACAACTTCTGGAAAAGCAACTGCAAAGTGAG GTTGAACGTTGTGCACAATTAAAGATCCAGCTGTTAGACTATGAAACTACTATCAGAAAGCTAAACGTACAGGTTGAAGATTTGAAATTGCAGCTGAAGCAAACACAGACAG ATGGTGCTTTCTTGAAGAACCGGGCTGTTACTGATATTGTTGTGGCAGATGATGTTCCAAACGTTGGTTATCGCCAGCATTCACGGACCTGCAACTCTTCTCCAGATTCTGACCTTGAATTTGTCGCCAAAACCAAAGCTAGGATAAAAGAACTAGAAAAAGAGGCAGAGTATTTGGAAGAGGCCTACAGAAATTACCAGCATAGAGTCATTCAAGGTGCAGTTGCAAGCAGGACACCAACAAAGACTAAGTCCCCTCTACATTTGCGAAATGCTGTTACATTCCCTTTGGCTTCTCAACACAGAGTTATGTTTGTAGAAGACAACCTTGGCTCTCAGCATTTCTCTCTTAGCAGTCCAAGAGGCCCAAGATATGTTACACCTGGGCATGATGATGTCTTGAAAAATCATCTAACTACTCCCCGAAGAAGAGTCTCTTCCTCCAGACGTCTTTCTTCTACTCCTCTTTCCAAAGTGGAGAGAAACATCAATAGCCATATACTTCCAGAAG ATAGCAGTGAGTCGTACCTAGTCTCTTCCCAACAGAGTGTCGACCAGCCTCTTTCTCCTATTTTGAGGATAGGCCATCTTTCATCTTCTGAGTCTGCTCCTTCCTCTCCAACCAGTCAGGGACAAAAGTTGAG TCTTCATGAACAGCAAGCTGATAATCAGGACTTCAATGACTCTTCAAAGCCAGAGAAGCTAGCATATGAGGACCTTGAAGAACATGATTCTTCTCTTAAAT ATCAAGGGGACATTCCAGAGCAGCTCGAAAGTGATGTGTCACATCCATCTGGGGACAGCGTCAATGGGAGCAATGTCACAAACACTGTGCCAGCAACAGCCACTTCACAGCAGGATTTAA CAGTGGTTGATCAAAGCCAGTCTGAAGaacagaaaagagaagagaatgagaaaaaatgggaagaagaaaggagaaaaagagaagaaagaaggcaaagagaaaggcaggaagcactggaaagggaggaaagagaacTAGAAAAACTGAATGAAGAAATG aAGTTGACCCAAGATTCGTTGAAAAgtgaagaagaaacaaaaaagacagaCCATGAAGTGGAAGACTCAGAAATCAGTAATCCTGACGCTAAAGACAATTTGTGTGACCCTCGTCCTAATCCACTAGAAAAATACATGAAACTGATacagcagagcagagagcaggagcTGACAAACAAG AGCTCCAAAAAAGAGGAAGCGGAAGAAGTATCACTAATAGAGAAACTTCTGTCTAGTGAAAAAGATGACAG
- the OFD1 gene encoding oral-facial-digital syndrome 1 protein isoform X5 translates to MHPILSGELQPQPVSSEGSSLLIGASNSLVADHLRSCGYEYSLSVFYPESGLEKEKVFTMQDLLQLIRIHPKSSLYKSLTSGAQKENKKGFLIQMLMELTEHHLCKESRNTETQTISIPPYRESLVEKLQLIDEQFADIYPQHQKFESLEVKLIEYRKEIEDQLQAEMSEKLQHFKEVEIAKIRIEEKAQCQKEVSDLRREFERTNQAKSEALIAREKNAIERLQKQQEIEAKEVYTQRQSLLKDIEMIRTREAELKQRIEGFELAQKLQEEKNKAVDDALRRREIAVKNIEETYDQKLKNELLKYQLELKEEYIARTTRVTEDEKKNKEKSILLREETIAVNSKKEELKQVVSHAKELELELDSVKAQVLLVNKQNQLLTEKLKEIADYPLLKEEKLELQVQNKLLRQQLEETRNENLHFRDKLTQPSAEHVACQAELRRVEHAKKLEQDEFETHKQLLEKQLQSEVERCAQLKIQLLDYETTIRKLNVQVEDLKLQLKQTQTVLENEVYRNPKPSLVDRSVIDFTGDRIVPHDIYVDGAFLKNRAVTDIVVADDVPNVGYRQHSRTCNSSPDSDLEFVAKTKARIKELEKEAEYLEEAYRNYQHRVIQGAVASRTPTKTKSPLHLRNAVTFPLASQHRVMFVEDNLGSQHFSLSSPRGPRYVTPGHDDVLKNHLTTPRRRVSSSRRLSSTPLSKVERNINSHILPEDSSESYLVSSQQSVDQPLSPILRIGHLSSSESAPSSPTSQGQKLSLHEQQADNQDFNDSSKPEKLAYEDLEEHDSSLKYQGDIPEQLESDVSHPSGDSVNGSNVTNTVPATATSQQDLTVVDQSQSEEQKREENEKKWEEERRKREERRQRERQEALEREERELEKLNEEMKLTQDSLKSEEETKKTDHEVEDSEISNPDAKDNLCDPRPNPLEKYMKLIQQSREQELTNKSSKKEEAEEVSLIEKLLSSEKDDSAAGVSHGEPDEDFW, encoded by the exons ATGCATCCAATTTTAAGTGGAGAACTTCAGCCACAACCAGTGTCCAGTGAAGGCAGTTCATTGTTAATTGGAGCTTCCAACAGCCTCGTGGCAGATCACCTGCGCAGTTGTGGCTATGAATATTCACTTTCTGTTTTCTATCCAGAAAGTGGATTAGAAAAGGAGAAG gtgtttacTATGCAAGATCTTCTGCAGCTAATTAGGATCCATCCAAAATCCAGTCTTTACAAGTCATTG ACTTCAGGAGCtcaaaaagagaacaaaaaag GTTTTCTTATACAGATGTTAATGGAGCTGACAGAGCATCACCTATGTAAGGAAAGTCGCAACACAGAAACTCAGACAATCTCAATACCTCCTTACAGAGAATCTCTTG TTGAAAAACTTCAGCTGATTGATGAACAGTTTGCAGACATTTATCCCCAACATCAGAAATTTGAGTCTTTAGAAGTGAAACTCATTGAATATCGAAAAGAAATAGAGGACCAGCTTCAAGCAGAAATGTCTGAAAAG TTACAACATTTCAAAGAGGTTGAAATAGCAAAGATCAGAATAGAAGAGAAAGCACAATGCCAGAAAGAAGTTTCTGATTTGCGTCGAGAGTTTGAAAGGACAAACCAAGCCAAGTCTGAGGCTCTGATTGCTCGTGAAAAGAATGCTATTGAAAGACTTCAAAAACAACAGGAg ATTGAAGCAAAGGAGGTTTATACACAAAGACAAAGTCTGCTGAAAGATATTGAAATGATAAGAACCAGAGAGGCagaactgaagcaaagaattgaAGGTTTTGAACT TGCTCAGAAacttcaagaagaaaaaaataaagctgttgATGATGCACTGCGCCGTCGGGAGATAGCTGTGAAGAACATTGAGGAGACTTACGACCAAAAGCTTAAGAATGAACTACTGAA GTATCAACTCGAGTTGAAGGAAGAATATATAGCCAGAACCACTAGGGTTACTGAAGATGAGAAAAAGAATAAAG AGAAGTCTATACTGTTGCGTGAAGAGACCATTGCTGTTAATTCAAAGAAGGAAGAACTCAAACAAGTTGTATCACATGCAAAAGAACTTGAG CTGGAGCTGGATTCAGTAAAGGCACAGGTGTTATTGGTAAACAAACAGAATCAGTTGTTGACAGAAAAATTGAAAGAGATTGCGGACTATCCCTTGTTAAAGGAAGAGAAACTGGAGCTTCAAGTGCAAAATAAACTACTTagacaacaactggaggagacTCGCAATGAAAACCTGCATTTCCGAGACA AGTTAACTCAACCATCAGCTGAACATGTAGCCTGCCAGGCAGAATTGAGGCGAGTTGAACATGCTAAAAAGCTGGAACAGGATGAGTTTGAAACCCATAAACAACTTCTGGAAAAGCAACTGCAAAGTGAG GTTGAACGTTGTGCACAATTAAAGATCCAGCTGTTAGACTATGAAACTACTATCAGAAAGCTAAACGTACAGGTTGAAGATTTGAAATTGCAGCTGAAGCAAACACAGACAG TTCTAGAGAATGAAGTGTATCGGAATCCCAAGCCTTCTCTTGTTGATcgttctgtcattgacttcactggtgaTAGGATTGTACCTCATGACATTTATGTAGATGGTGCTTTCTTGAAGAACCGGGCTGTTACTGATATTGTTGTGGCAGATGATGTTCCAAACGTTGGTTATCGCCAGCATTCACGGACCTGCAACTCTTCTCCAGATTCTGACCTTGAATTTGTCGCCAAAACCAAAGCTAGGATAAAAGAACTAGAAAAAGAGGCAGAGTATTTGGAAGAGGCCTACAGAAATTACCAGCATAGAGTCATTCAAGGTGCAGTTGCAAGCAGGACACCAACAAAGACTAAGTCCCCTCTACATTTGCGAAATGCTGTTACATTCCCTTTGGCTTCTCAACACAGAGTTATGTTTGTAGAAGACAACCTTGGCTCTCAGCATTTCTCTCTTAGCAGTCCAAGAGGCCCAAGATATGTTACACCTGGGCATGATGATGTCTTGAAAAATCATCTAACTACTCCCCGAAGAAGAGTCTCTTCCTCCAGACGTCTTTCTTCTACTCCTCTTTCCAAAGTGGAGAGAAACATCAATAGCCATATACTTCCAGAAG ATAGCAGTGAGTCGTACCTAGTCTCTTCCCAACAGAGTGTCGACCAGCCTCTTTCTCCTATTTTGAGGATAGGCCATCTTTCATCTTCTGAGTCTGCTCCTTCCTCTCCAACCAGTCAGGGACAAAAGTTGAG TCTTCATGAACAGCAAGCTGATAATCAGGACTTCAATGACTCTTCAAAGCCAGAGAAGCTAGCATATGAGGACCTTGAAGAACATGATTCTTCTCTTAAAT ATCAAGGGGACATTCCAGAGCAGCTCGAAAGTGATGTGTCACATCCATCTGGGGACAGCGTCAATGGGAGCAATGTCACAAACACTGTGCCAGCAACAGCCACTTCACAGCAGGATTTAA CAGTGGTTGATCAAAGCCAGTCTGAAGaacagaaaagagaagagaatgagaaaaaatgggaagaagaaaggagaaaaagagaagaaagaaggcaaagagaaaggcaggaagcactggaaagggaggaaagagaacTAGAAAAACTGAATGAAGAAATG aAGTTGACCCAAGATTCGTTGAAAAgtgaagaagaaacaaaaaagacagaCCATGAAGTGGAAGACTCAGAAATCAGTAATCCTGACGCTAAAGACAATTTGTGTGACCCTCGTCCTAATCCACTAGAAAAATACATGAAACTGATacagcagagcagagagcaggagcTGACAAACAAG AGCTCCAAAAAAGAGGAAGCGGAAGAAGTATCACTAATAGAGAAACTTCTGTCTAGTGAAAAAGATGACAG